CCGTCACGTCGTCGATGTCGTCCGGCAGCGGCACCAGGCGATCCGCCGCCATCACCCGCGCCTCGGCGTAGGCGCCGGGTGCGCCGGAGCCATAGGCCACGCGCTGCCCCGCGCGCAGATCCGCCACGCCGCTGCCCACGGCTTCCACGACGCCCGCCGCCTCCATGCCGATGCCGTGGGGCAGGCTGGGCAGCGCGTAGAGCCCACTCCGGTGGTAAGTGTCGATGTAGTTGATGCCGATCGCCGTGTGGCGCACCCGCGCTTGTCCCGGCCCCGGCTCGCCGACCTCCACGGGCTCGTAGCGGAGCTTTTCCGGACCACCGGTTTCGTGCACGAGGATCGCGTTGGGCATGGCCGCAGCGTAGTGCCGCAAAGTGGCGCTGAGAAGGCCGGGCCGGGTTTCGCGTCGTGCCCGCGCCGCCCCGACAAAATCAATCAGGCCATTCGGCTGATGCGGCCGAACCCTGGGCCCGGGCAGAAGTTTGTTGGTCCGCCGCGGAACCTCAAGTGTGCGGGTGCCAGCACGCCACGCGATGGTGACTGCCCTTTTCGAGCTCCTCGAGGGGCGGCGTTTCCACGTCGCATTTGCCCTTCTCGGCGCGGGGACAGCGCGGGTGAAAGCTGCAACCCGAGGGCGGATCGATGGGGCTCGGGACGTCTCCCTCGAGCAGCACGCGCAGGCGGCGGCGCTCGGGATCCGGCACCGGGATCGCGCTGAGCAGAGCGCGCGTGTACGGGTGATGCCGCTTCTCGTAGAGCGATGCGGCGGGTGCCACCTCCACGATCTTGCCGAGGTACATCACCGCTACGCGGTGGCTGACGTACTCGACCACTTTCAAGTCGTGGGAGATGAACAGGTAGGAGAGGTTGTACTCTTCTTGCAGGTCGAGGAGCAGGTTCACGATCTGCGCTTGGATGGATACGTCCAACGCGCTGATGGGCTCGTCGCACACGATGAAATCGGGCTGAACCGCGAGGGCGCGGGCGATGCCGATGCGCTGGCGCTGGCCGCCGCTGAACTCGTGGGGGTAGCGGTGCATCGCTTCTGGCCGGAGGCCCACGCGTTCCAGGAGCGCCTTGACCTTGGCCTCTTCTTCGTCCGCGGAGCTCGCGAGCTTGTGGATGGTGAGCGCCTCTCCCACGATGGCGCGCACGGTCATGCGCGGATTGAGCGACGAATAGGGGTCCTGAAAGATGATCTGCATGCGCCGCCGCAGGGGGCGGAGCTGGCGCTGGCTGAGGGGAGTGATGTCCTTGCCGTCGAACATCACGCGGCCGTAGGTCGGCTCGATGAGCTTGAGGATGGTGCGACCCAGGGTGCTCTTGCCGCAGCCGCTCTCGCCCACCAGGCCCAGCGTTTCCGCGTGACGGACGTACAGCGACACGCCGTCGACGGCGCGCACGAACTTGGTCTTGCCCAGCAAACCCCGGCGAACCGGGAACAGCTTGCTGAGGCGTTCGACCTGGAGCAGCGGGCGGCGCCGCGGATCCGGCGCCTTCTTCTTCTCCTGCGGGGGCCGCTCTGAGGCGGGCGCCGGCTCTTCCGATGGGCGCTCCGAGGCGGGCGCTTCTTCCGAGCGCTGTGAGGACGGCGCCGGCGGGTCCCAATAGGCGGCGCTCTCGTGGTCGTCGCCGTTCGGCTTGTCGCGTGCGTCCTTCATGACACCTGCTCCGCGAAGTGACAGCGGGAACGGTTGCCGTCCCCGAAGTCGCGGAGCTCGGGCTCCTCCTCGGTGCAGCGCTGGTAGCCCTCGGGCCTGGCTGCGTAAAGGGCGCAACGGTCGGCGAAGCGACAGCCCTTGGGCAGGGCCGTGAGGTCCGGCACCACGCCCTCGATGGTGGGCAGCCGGTTGGGGCGCGCGAGATCGCGGGAGGCGTCCATCGGTGGAACGCTGGCCAAGAGCCCCCGGGTGTAGGGGTGGAGCGGCGCATCGAAGATGCGCTTCACGTTGCCCGTTTCCACCACGCGGCCCGCGTACATCACCGCCACGTCGCTCGCGAACTCAGCGACGACACCTAGATCGTGCGTGATGAACAGGATGCTCATACCGAGCTCTTCCTGCAGGCGCCGGAGCAGGTCCAAGATCTGGGCTTGGATGGTGACGTCCAGCGCGGTGGTGGGCTCGTCTGCGATGAGCAACGACGGATCGCACGACAGCGCCATCGCGATCATCACGCGTTGGCGCATGCCGCCGGAAAGCTGGTGGGGATAGGCGTCCACTCGCTCGGCGGGGGAGGGGATGCCCACCAGGCGCAGCATCTCGATGGCGCGGGCGCGCGCTTCCTTGCGGCTCGAATCGCGGTGGATGCGGATAGCCTCGATGATCTGCGACCCCACGCTGTACACGGGATTGAGCGAGGTCATCGGCTCTTGGAAAATCATGGAGATGGCGTCGCCCCGCAAGGCGCGCATCTGCTTTTCCGGCAAGCCGAGGAGGTTCTTGTCCTTGAAACGGATTTCGCCGTTGGTGATCTCCCCAGGGGGGGAGGGGACCAGGCGCATGATGGACAGGGCCGTGACGCTCTTGCCGCAGCCGCTCTCGCCCACCACCGCCAGCGTCTGGCCCTCGGGGACGTCGAAGGACACGTCGTCCACGGCGCGCAGCACACCCCGATCGGTGGAGAAGGCGGTCGTCAGGTGACGCACGCTGAGCAGCGGCTCCGGCATCGGCCGCGACGTTAGCATGTCTAGCGCAGGTAGACCTCGAGGCGCGGGGCGCGTCCGCCCGCGGCGCCGGTGGCGAAACCGACGCCCGGGCCGGCACCGGAGCTGGCGATCAGCGCAAAGCCGCGATCGCTCCCGGGGTGCTTTGCGAGGTATTGCACGATGCGAGTCACGTCGATCCGGAGCGGCAGCGGCGGCGCTCCCCGCGCGATGCCGTCGGCGCTGGGCGGAGCGAGCTCGGGCTGCTCGAGCCAGTGCAGGCGCTCGGGTGACCAGCGCCCGCGCACGCGCCAGGCGGTGACGGTCACGTCCGCGTTCGGAGCGCGACCTTCGGCGGGGTCGAGGAGCAGGAAGGCGCTGTCGATCTTGCCGCCACCGCGCCATATCGGGTTGAAGCGCAGGTACAGCGCGGTCTTGCCCCGCGCGCTGCCTCCGAAGGTGGCGACGGCGGGCAGCTCCCGGCTGGACTGAGCGTGGGCGCTGACGACGGCGATGGCGATGGGCTCGGACACCCGTCGGTTCGAGTCCGACGTCACCGGCTCGCCGCCAGCGGGCACGCAACGATTCGCGAGGCACTCACTGCCCTTGGGACAGGTCCCCGGAGAGCTGCACGGCTCGGGCGACGCACGGCAGGCCGCGAGGGCGAGACACGCCGCTCCGAGAAGATGAGCTCTGATCGCCACGAAGGTCAGGTAGCCGATGTCAGCTCTTACGTCCACGCCGGCGCGCCAGGAGGATCTCCGCTGCGGAGAGCTGGCGCGACGACGGCGGACCTGCGGCAGCGCCGGCCGCGGGAGGCGGAGACGCGGCCGGCGGAGGCGGCTGCCCCGGGGGCGGGACCGGCGCGCGGGCGAAGCGCGGGACGCTCGCGGGAGCGATGTCGTCCCTCACCACGGGCGGGGCGTGGACGGTCGTGCGCTGCTTGGCAGACTGGAGTGCCTCCAGCGTCTGGGTCTGGGCCTCCGCCTCCCGCGCCTGTTCCGCGGCCTTTTGCGCACGGCGTTCCCGCGGTCGGGATAGGCCGCCCGCCACGCGTGCTTTGAGTCGCGACAGCGCTTCGGGCATGGCCAGGCGGCGCGCGGCGACCCCGGAGAGCAGCAAGAACGCTGCCAGGAACAGCAGCGGCACGGTCAGGTTTCGGTAGGAGAAGCGCTTCGCTTCCCGGTCCGTGAAGATGCCCGCCAGCGTATCGCGGACCTTGCCTCCGGTGAGCTCGGAGACGCGGCTGAGCAGCGCGCGGTCCGAGCCCGTGGGGCGCAGCTCCTCACCCGCCGTGAGCACTGCACCCGTGGTGGCGACCGGCTGCTTCGAAAGCTCGTCGAGGGCGGTGGCGACGTAGGCGCCGGGGCGCGAGAGCGGGATCGTGGCCGCGTAGGCCCCGGCTCCTACGGCTTCGAGGGGGACGTCGCGTCGGTATCCATCCGGACCGCCCACGCGCACGGTGAGACGGCGGAAGCTCTCGGTGCGGCCGTCGTCATCCACCACCGTGGCCCGCACATGGAGCTGTCCTCCGGCGGCATCCGCTTCCAGCCGCACCCGCGGGTCGTCGCCTCGGCGCGTGATGTCCCGCGCGAGCTGGGCAAACATGCGCGCGGCGGGAGACCAGCTGGTCCAAGCGGCGCCCCAGCGGTCCTTGTAGTCGCTGGTGAAGGCCGCCGCGCGGCCGATGCCCACCGACCACGTGGCGAGGGTGGGGTCGCCTTCGGGTCCGCGGAGATGCACCTGCGCGCGACCCTTGGGAATGGTGACGACGTAGCCGGTGAGGGCCGGCTCCCCGGAGAAGTCGATGCCTCGAATGGCGGGGCCCATGGTGGAAGGCTGCGGCTTGAAGGTCGTTTCGTTGATGGAGCTTCGAGCCGCGAGGATCGTTTCCTGGGCGAACACGGCGGGAAGGCGCGACGCGTCTTCCACCAGATAGAAACGCCCGCTGCCGAGCTTGCTCATCGTTTCCAGATCCGACACGTCGCTGCCGCGCCCCAGAGCCACCACGCTGGTGGTGATGCCTCGCGCCTTTGCGGCTCGGACCAGCGAGAAGGAGTCCGTTCGCTCTTCTGCGTCGGCGCCATCCGAGAACAGCAGCACGTGCTTGAGATTCACCTTCTCGCGATCGAGGGCCGCGTAGGCGTTCTGAAGCGACAGATCGACGTAGATGCCACCGCCACCGGGGCCGACGCCCCGGATGGCCTTCTGGATCTTCTGCTTGTCGGTGACCGGGCCCAGCGGGACCGTCCACTCCACTCGGGTGTCGACGTGCATCACTCCGAGGCGATCCCCGGAGCCCAAAAGCTCTGCGGAGCGGGCGGCGGCCTCGTTGGCGAGCTCCAGCTTGGTGTTCTTACCCACCCGCATGGCCATGGAGCCGGAGTAGTCGATGGCGATCACCTCGGCGAGGCTTGCGCGACGGCGCTCCTGCTTGAGATCGAAGGAGACGGGGCTGACCTCTTCCACGGGCGTCTTGCCGTAGCCGCCGGGGCCCATGCTCTTGTCGCCACCCATCAGCAGCAGCCCGCCGCCGAGGTCGCGCACGTAGGTGGCCAGGGCATCGAGCTGGGTGGGGGAGAGGTCGCTGGCCGGGATGTCGCTCAGCACGACCACGTCGTAGGCGGCGAAGCCGGCGACGTCCGCTGGGACGCCCGCCGGGCCCGAGACGTCCACTCGGAACGCGCCGCCCTCCAGGGCGCGGCGGAGCGGCTCGGCGAGCTTGGGCTGGCCTTCGAGCACCAAGGCCGCGGCCTGGCCGCGCACCCGCACGAAGGTGGAACCGGCGTTGTCCTCCGGCGCTTCGTCGAGCTTGGGGTCCAAGCTCGAGATCTGGACGTCGTAGCGGTGGAGTCCCGGGCCGGGGGCCTCTTCTCGCAGACGCAGCACGTCTTCCCCTGCGCTGACCTTGGCGTTGCCTTTGCGAAGCAGCTCGCCGTCGCGGTACACGCGCACCTCCACCGGAGCGGGTGACGTGGAGGACGTCACGATGCGCATCTCCAGCGTCTCTTTCTCGCTGGCGCGACTCGGCATACGTACCGCGACCAAGCGCACGTCGGGCAGCTTGGCCTGATCCAGAGGCACCACGTCCACGGGAACGCCGGCGGCGACGGCGGCCGCCGCCGCCTCCACGGCGTCTCCGCGGGTGGAAACGCCGTCGGATAGCAGCACGATGCGCGCGGCGGCGTCCGAGGGCACTTCCGCCAGCGCTCGTCGGATGGCAGCGCCGATGTCGGTGCCGTCGCGGCCGAGCTCCACCTTCTGGGGAGCGGGCAGGCGGGTGCGCGGCCGCAGTGGGTCTTCGATCTGCGCCTCGGCGGCGAAGGCGATGGTGCCGATGCGATCGTCGTCGCGCATACCGAGCTCCGCGACCTGGAGCTCCGCTCGAATGCGCGAGTCGGCGTCCGGAACCAGATCGATGCTGCGACTGCGGTCGATGGCCACCAGGACCGCGAGGCGGTCGAGGGGCTTACCGATCTCGGTGCCGATGGTGGCCAGGGCGGCCGTGATGGCCGCCAGCGTCACCAGCAGCTCCGTGACGGTGCGGCGCAGGCGGCTCTGGCGCCCGGGGAGTCGCAGCAAGCGATGCGCGACGAAAGCGACGGCGATGGCGCAGGGCAGAGCGAGCAGTGGCCGTTCCAGCCGCAGATAACGCTCGGGGATCAGCCGAGTCCAGACCAAGGCCATGTACAGCGCCGGGATCGCTCCCAGGATGGAGGCCGCGAGCAACACCGGGCGCTTCGCGAGGCGCTCCTTTTGGATGGCCCAGGTCAGGTAGCTGAACCAGGCCACGCCGCCGAGCGCGCTGGCCACGATCGGGATGTAGCGTTGGACCTCCGGGCTCATGCCGCTCTCCGGGTCGGCAGCGGTGGACGCGTGTCCGCCGCCGAGGGGGCGCGCACCAAGGGCTTTCGAGTCAGCCACCAGACGTCGAACACCACGAACAACAACGCCAAGGCGGCGAGGAGCCAGGTCCAGTCGGTGTAGGCATCCGCTACGTCCGCGGCGGCGGCCACGTGGACTGGGCCATCGTCCTTCGCCAGCTCCTTCTCTCGCACGTCGCTTTCGAGGTCACTGGTGAGGTTCGCTGGGACCAGCACGCTTCCCGGCCGAGCGCCCTGCCAGCTCACGAAGTAGAAGCCGGCCCGGGCGACCTCCGGCACCACGGCCAGCCCAGCGCGCGCGACGACCTCCGACTTCTTTTCGTCGGGCCCCTCGACCTCGACCTTTTCGGCGCCGGGCGGCACACGCACACGCATCGGCGCGCCGGTTTGTGCGGGACCCGTGACGCCCCGAGCTCGATGGGTGCGGGCCAGCTCCACGATGTTGCGGATGAAGAGCACGAAGGAGGCTCGGAGCGGCCAGTTGCTCTCTCCGACGTCGAACGACACCAGGGTGCCGGTGCGGCCCGGGATGGAGATGTCGCTGACGAGGGTGCCCTCCCGGCTGCGTACCAGGGCGTCGGCGGGGCCTTCGGTCTCGATGTCGTGGGCTTCCGTGATCTGCACGCCATCCAGCGTGAGGAAGCGGAGTCGAGCATCGGCGTCCGCCCACGACGTGATCTGGGGGGTCTTCAGTGATTTGCCGACGACCGCGGTGCGACAGCGTCCCGGCGGCGGGTTGAGGATGAGGACGTCGCCACCCGGCAGGGCGGCGGGACAGGCGCCGTCGACGACCACCAGGGCGTCGGGAGCCACGCCCGCGCTGGGTAGCTCGGCCACGGTGGTTCCCGCCAAGTCGACGTCGGGGTCGGCGGACAGTGCGCGCTTCACCCACGGGTTACCGTCCCCCGGCGCCAGCACCACCGGGAGCCTTCGGCCCACGGGCACCCTGCCGAAAGCGCGGTCATCCGCGGCCAGGGCGTCGGGTGGGGAGACCTCGACGATGAGGCCCATGCCGCGATCGGCTGGGGCGGGTTCGAAGGTCAGCACCACCGGGGCCCGCTCCCCGGGCTTGAGCGTCACCTTGCGGGATGCGAGGGGCTCCTTCACGTTCCGCATTCGCAGGGTGACGAACACGTCCCGGGGCTGGGTCCCGTAGTGAGCCACCAGCGCGAAGGCCTGGACTTGGGGCTGCTTGCTCACGGGATCCCGGCCGTCCCGCACGTCGAGGCGGACCACCGCGGTGTTCTCCACCGGGGTGCCGACCTTTACTACGTCCAAGGGGACCGTGACGCCGAGGAGCGCCTTGGGATCCGCCAGGGCGCCATCAGTAATGACGACGATGCGCTTGTCGCCCGTGAGCTGGCGGAGGCGATCCGCCGCGATGGCGACGGCCCGGCCCAAATGCCCCTCCACGTCCTGCTCTCGGATGCGGTCCACGGCCGCTTCGAGGCGTCGAGCGTCGCGATCCAGGGGGGAGGCGATGTTGGCGTCGCTTCCGGCTTCCACCAGCATCGCGTCGGCTCCGGGACCCAGGGCTGCGATGACGTTCTTGGCCGCGGCACGCGCGGCCTCCATGCGCGTGGTGCCGTCTGCGGTCTTGGCGCCCATCGACGCGCTGGTGTCCACGATGATGGCCACGTGGTCCCCGATGATGGCGCCTCCTCGGGTGGCGGGGCGCGCCAGCGCCAGGG
This portion of the Polyangiaceae bacterium genome encodes:
- a CDS encoding dipeptide ABC transporter ATP-binding protein; its protein translation is MKDARDKPNGDDHESAAYWDPPAPSSQRSEEAPASERPSEEPAPASERPPQEKKKAPDPRRRPLLQVERLSKLFPVRRGLLGKTKFVRAVDGVSLYVRHAETLGLVGESGCGKSTLGRTILKLIEPTYGRVMFDGKDITPLSQRQLRPLRRRMQIIFQDPYSSLNPRMTVRAIVGEALTIHKLASSADEEEAKVKALLERVGLRPEAMHRYPHEFSGGQRQRIGIARALAVQPDFIVCDEPISALDVSIQAQIVNLLLDLQEEYNLSYLFISHDLKVVEYVSHRVAVMYLGKIVEVAPAASLYEKRHHPYTRALLSAIPVPDPERRRLRVLLEGDVPSPIDPPSGCSFHPRCPRAEKGKCDVETPPLEELEKGSHHRVACWHPHT
- a CDS encoding ABC transporter ATP-binding protein produces the protein MPEPLLSVRHLTTAFSTDRGVLRAVDDVSFDVPEGQTLAVVGESGCGKSVTALSIMRLVPSPPGEITNGEIRFKDKNLLGLPEKQMRALRGDAISMIFQEPMTSLNPVYSVGSQIIEAIRIHRDSSRKEARARAIEMLRLVGIPSPAERVDAYPHQLSGGMRQRVMIAMALSCDPSLLIADEPTTALDVTIQAQILDLLRRLQEELGMSILFITHDLGVVAEFASDVAVMYAGRVVETGNVKRIFDAPLHPYTRGLLASVPPMDASRDLARPNRLPTIEGVVPDLTALPKGCRFADRCALYAARPEGYQRCTEEEPELRDFGDGNRSRCHFAEQVS
- a CDS encoding DNRLRE domain-containing protein, producing MAIRAHLLGAACLALAACRASPEPCSSPGTCPKGSECLANRCVPAGGEPVTSDSNRRVSEPIAIAVVSAHAQSSRELPAVATFGGSARGKTALYLRFNPIWRGGGKIDSAFLLLDPAEGRAPNADVTVTAWRVRGRWSPERLHWLEQPELAPPSADGIARGAPPLPLRIDVTRIVQYLAKHPGSDRGFALIASSGAGPGVGFATGAAGGRAPRLEVYLR
- a CDS encoding VWA domain-containing protein; this encodes MALVWTRLIPERYLRLERPLLALPCAIAVAFVAHRLLRLPGRQSRLRRTVTELLVTLAAITAALATIGTEIGKPLDRLAVLVAIDRSRSIDLVPDADSRIRAELQVAELGMRDDDRIGTIAFAAEAQIEDPLRPRTRLPAPQKVELGRDGTDIGAAIRRALAEVPSDAAARIVLLSDGVSTRGDAVEAAAAAVAAGVPVDVVPLDQAKLPDVRLVAVRMPSRASEKETLEMRIVTSSTSPAPVEVRVYRDGELLRKGNAKVSAGEDVLRLREEAPGPGLHRYDVQISSLDPKLDEAPEDNAGSTFVRVRGQAAALVLEGQPKLAEPLRRALEGGAFRVDVSGPAGVPADVAGFAAYDVVVLSDIPASDLSPTQLDALATYVRDLGGGLLLMGGDKSMGPGGYGKTPVEEVSPVSFDLKQERRRASLAEVIAIDYSGSMAMRVGKNTKLELANEAAARSAELLGSGDRLGVMHVDTRVEWTVPLGPVTDKQKIQKAIRGVGPGGGGIYVDLSLQNAYAALDREKVNLKHVLLFSDGADAEERTDSFSLVRAAKARGITTSVVALGRGSDVSDLETMSKLGSGRFYLVEDASRLPAVFAQETILAARSSINETTFKPQPSTMGPAIRGIDFSGEPALTGYVVTIPKGRAQVHLRGPEGDPTLATWSVGIGRAAAFTSDYKDRWGAAWTSWSPAARMFAQLARDITRRGDDPRVRLEADAAGGQLHVRATVVDDDGRTESFRRLTVRVGGPDGYRRDVPLEAVGAGAYAATIPLSRPGAYVATALDELSKQPVATTGAVLTAGEELRPTGSDRALLSRVSELTGGKVRDTLAGIFTDREAKRFSYRNLTVPLLFLAAFLLLSGVAARRLAMPEALSRLKARVAGGLSRPRERRAQKAAEQAREAEAQTQTLEALQSAKQRTTVHAPPVVRDDIAPASVPRFARAPVPPPGQPPPPAASPPPAAGAAAGPPSSRQLSAAEILLARRRGRKS
- a CDS encoding VWA domain-containing protein, whose protein sequence is MPVELKSPGGLWLLGLLVPLVLLYILKVRRQRLRVASTWLWAQAQRDLMAKSPFKRLIMQVPLVLQALALILLALALARPATRGGAIIGDHVAIIVDTSASMGAKTADGTTRMEAARAAAKNVIAALGPGADAMLVEAGSDANIASPLDRDARRLEAAVDRIREQDVEGHLGRAVAIAADRLRQLTGDKRIVVITDGALADPKALLGVTVPLDVVKVGTPVENTAVVRLDVRDGRDPVSKQPQVQAFALVAHYGTQPRDVFVTLRMRNVKEPLASRKVTLKPGERAPVVLTFEPAPADRGMGLIVEVSPPDALAADDRAFGRVPVGRRLPVVLAPGDGNPWVKRALSADPDVDLAGTTVAELPSAGVAPDALVVVDGACPAALPGGDVLILNPPPGRCRTAVVGKSLKTPQITSWADADARLRFLTLDGVQITEAHDIETEGPADALVRSREGTLVSDISIPGRTGTLVSFDVGESNWPLRASFVLFIRNIVELARTHRARGVTGPAQTGAPMRVRVPPGAEKVEVEGPDEKKSEVVARAGLAVVPEVARAGFYFVSWQGARPGSVLVPANLTSDLESDVREKELAKDDGPVHVAAAADVADAYTDWTWLLAALALLFVVFDVWWLTRKPLVRAPSAADTRPPLPTRRAA